A window of Syntrophales bacterium genomic DNA:
TTCATGGCCGTCACGCAGGGTGTGAACCCCGACCGGGCGTCGACCTACCTGCCCCTGCACACGTACCATCCGCTCTGGGATCTCCTGGGGCTCCGCTTCATCCTGCTTCCGGCCGGGGAAGGGATTTCCGTCCGGGAAATGGATACCGGCCTCCCGAGGGTCCGGCTGCTGGCGGACTGGAAGGCGGCGAAGACGCGAAACGAGGCGCTGGCCCTCTTGTCGGAGCCGTCCTTCGATCCCCGGAGGACCGCGATCCTGGAGGATCCTCCGGGTTTCCCGGCGGGTTCGCCCCCGCCTGCCGGGGATTGCTCCATCCGGGATGACGGAAGCAGCCGCAGGGTGGTCACGGCCAGAACGGACCGGCCGGCAATCCTGGTCATCGCGGAGAATTACAGCGCCGGCTGGCGGATCGAGCCGCTAGGGAAACACACCGCGGCACCGTACAGGATCGTACCGGCCGACCACACGCTGATGGCGGTTTCCCTGCCCCCGGGAGAGCATGCCTTTGCGCTCCGGTACAGTCCGCGCTCGTTTCTCGCGGGGGCGTGGATTTCCGTGACGGCGTGGACGGTCCTGGCCTTCTGGAGCGTGTGGAGGGGAGTCCTCCGCCGCCGCAGGGCCCGGACGGGAAGAGGGACATGAGGATTCGGCTTCGGAATAGCGACGGATTTCGGGGTGCGGGGATGCTCGGCGGGGGAGTCGAGACCGCCCTGGCGCTGTCGCTGTTTCTCCTGGTCCTGATCGTTTTCGGCCAGACCGGCGGTTTTGGGTTTATCCATTTCGACGACAACGTTTACGTGACCGGAAACGCCCATGTCCGCTCCGGCCTGACGGGTCCCTCGGTCGCCTGGGCCTTCTCAACCCTTGATGCGGGATTCTGGCACCCCCTGACCTGGCTTTCCCTGATGCTGGATGTCCAGTTGCATGGAGACTGGGCGGGCGGATTCCACTGGACGAATGTCCTGTTCCACGGACTGTCCACGGTGATTCTGTTCCTGGCGCTGTGCCGTATGACCGGAGCCCCGTGGCGGAGCGCCTTCGTGGCGGGGCTCTTCGCCGTTCACCCGCTCCACGTCGAATCCGTGGCCTGGGTCGCCGAGCGGAAGGACGTCCTCTGCGGCTTTTTCTGGATGACCGCCCTGGCGGTCTATGCCTGGTACGCGCTCCGTCCCGGTCCCTGGCGGTATGGACTCCTCCTGGCCGTATTCCTTCTCGGGCTGATGGCCAAGCCGATGATCGTGACGCTGCCGTTCGTCCTCCTGCTCCTCGATGCCTGGCCCCTCCGCCGCGATGAGGCCACCCTGGGGATCGTGGGCAGAAGGGAATTCAGCAGGGTCTCCTGGGGGCGACTGATTCTGGAAAAGGTCCCGCTCTTGGCGATCTCCGCCGGATTTTCCATCCTGGCCTACCAGGCCGAATTTCGGGCGGGGGCACTCGGCCCGGACGCCGTCTATCCCCTGGCAGACCGGATTGCCAATGCCCTGGTCTCCTATACCGCCTATCTCCGGCACCTCTTCTTGCCGACGGGCCTGGCTCCCTTCTACCCGCATCCGGGCCAATGGCCGGCCGGACAGGTGCTCCTCTCCGGGGTTGTCCTGGCGGCGATCAGCATTGCCGTCTTTGCCCTGGCGAGGCGCCGTCCCTGGTTGGGCGTCGGCTGGCTCTGGTACCTGGGAACCCTGGTGCCCGTGAGCGGGATCGTCCAGATCGGGAACATCGCCATGGCGGACCGGTTCATGTACATTCCCCTGGTCGGTCCCGCCATCATGCTGGCCTGGGGGGCTTCGGGCGGGTCCGGACGGCCCGGCGCAGGCCGGAGGATCGCCGTTCCGGCCGGGATTCTCATCCTGGCCGCCTGTGCCCTGCTTTCCTGGTATCAGGCCTCCCACTGGAAAAGCACGGAGACGCTCTTCCGGCACACCCTGGAGGTGACGGAGCGAAACGACAAGGCACACCACGCCCTGGGGCTGGCCCTTCACGAGCGGGGCCTCTCCATCGATGCAATCCGCCATCTGGAGGCCTCCCTGGCACTGCGGGAAGATGCCCGGGCCAGAAACGACCTTGGCGTTGCGCTGATGGGGGCGGGGCGTCTCAAGGATGCGGAGGCACAATTCCGGAAGGTGGTTGTCCTTCGGCCCGCTGTAGCGAAATACTGGAACAACCTGGGTGCCGCCGTGGCCTCGCAGGACCGCCCGTCCGAGGCGGTTCCCCTGTTCCGGGAGGCATTGCGGCTTCAACCGGATTACCGGGAGGCCCGGCGAAACCTGGAGCAGGCCCTGGTCGTGCCGCCAGGCGCCTCTCCCTCGCACCGCCGGTAATCACCCTCATTCCTTCTGCACGGAAATGAATAGACGGGGAAGTATTCCGCTCCTTCAGGAAGCGGTTCCGGATGCGTTGTGCCTCTTTGCAAGGCAGGCGAGGACCGTCCGGAGGACCTCCTCTACCATGATGACCTGCATGCACCGGCCGTCAAGGCAGGGGGAAAAGCGGTGGTTGAAGGCGTTCACACAGGGGCTGCAGGCGAGCTTCGCGTAGATCGTATGGGGCCGCCCTCCGATGGCGCCGAAGAGACGGGGTGTTTCCGGTCCGAAGAGGACCACGTTGTCGATGTCCGTCATGGAGGCGAAATGGCCGGGGCCGCTGTCGTTGGTCACCAGGACGTCGGCGAGCGTGTACAGGACCAGGAGTTCCCGGAGCGTCGTCTTTCCGGCCAGCGATACGGCCCGGCTTGATCCGATCCGGGAGCACAGATTCTCCGCCGCCGCCGCCTCCGAGGGGGCTCCGGTTATGATCAGTCTCGCATCCGGCCTTGCCTCCAGGATTTTCCGCCCGAGATCGAAAAAGTTTTCCAGGGACCATTTCCGCAGGGGAAGAAGATCGCCGGCGTTGGGATTCAGGAGAACCAGCGGGCCACTTTCCGCCGTTTGGGGCATTTCCGAGAGGCGCTTCTTCAGGCGTCCGGTTTCCTCTGCTGTCGGCCGGAAACAGGGGGCCGTGACCGCGAGGTCTCCTTCGGGGACCTTGGACAGCGGGATCTCCCCCGACTCCCTCTCCAGCGCGTCCACCAGGAGAAGATAGGCCTTTGCCGTGTGAAGGTAAGGATTGTACTGCACCCGGTGGGTCATCAGGTCACCCCGGTAGGGGGCCTCGCTGGTGAAGCGGTGGAGGCCGACCCGCCGTTCCGCTCCCGTCAGGAACGAAATGATCGCCGAGGCACGGGCAAAGAACTCGAGATCTACCGTCGCGTCGATCCCCAGCCTCCGGATCCGGATCAGGGCGGCCAGGATATCCCGCGTGAAGGTCGGGAAGTCCCTGTTCCGGATGACGAGCACGTTCTCCTCCGGCAGGAGGTCCAGGATAAACAGGATCTCCCGGTTCTCCTCGAAGACCATGAAATAGACGTTTTCCCGGCCGGCCCGTTCGATGGCCCGCCGGATGGCGCTGTAGGCCAGGACCGTCGCCCCCTGTTCGATGAGCTTGATGAAGAGGATTTTCCTTGCGGGCGAAGGGGAAGCGGCGCGTGGCTTGAATGCGTCCAGCAGACGCCGCAGCGCTGTGAGGATGAAGCAGATCCCTTTTCCCGTCCAAACGTCAATGATCCGTATCGTTTCCGCTTTCAAAGGGTCACTCCTGCATCGAGCCGGGGTTAGGCAAGGTTGAAGGCCCGGCGGCTGCTTGCGCCTTTCATAAGGGAATCCTTGAGGAAAAGCAATCGCGAACATTTTCGCTTGACAGCACCGGATCAATCGGGTAGACGGTTCACGAACTGACCATCGGTCAGTAAATGACCGTTATTCACAGGCAGGACTTGCGGTCATTCATCTCCGGGGAAACAGCGTGGGGCTCGAAGAGCGAAGAAGGCGGGAGAAGGAAAACCGGAGGGCGGCCATTCTCAAGGCGGCCCGGAAGCTCTTTTTTGAGAAAGGTTTCAAGCCGGTAACGGTTGAGAGCATCGCCCACAAGGCCGAGCTCAGCAAAGGTTCCATCTACCTGTACTTCAACAGCAAGGAGGAGATTTACACACAGATCCTCCTGAGCGACATCGACAAGTTCCACAAGAGCATCGCCGACCTGTTCCGTACCGGAGTAACGGCGTCCGATCTTCTCGTCGAACTGGCCCGAATCTACATCAATTTTTTCCTGGGCGACAAGGAGCTGTTCCGGATTCTCATGACCTTCATGCTTCACACGGAGCACATGAACCTTCCGGAAGAGCTGAACCGCCACATCGTCAAAACCACCAACAAGACTGTCAGCATCATTGAGAAAATCTTCCAGTACGGGGTGGAACGGGGGGAGTTCCCAGCCACGATGAACCTCCGCCTGAACCGTGACGTCATATGGGGTCTTCTCAATGGGATCATCTCCCTGCACATCTTCACGGGGCAGGAGGCTCGCAGAGAAGAGCGCATCCGCACCACCGTCGAAGAGGGGATCCGCGAAGTCATTCGCGGTCTGTCCGCCCGGGAGGCAGCGACGGAAAATCCGGTGATGACGGCTGCAGGCGGAAGAGCGGACCGGTAGAATCGGCGTTTCACCCCTGAAGCAAGCAGGGGGCGGAAACGTCGTCAGTCATTGGTAAACGTAACGGACATTTGGGAAGGAGGTTGTTATGAGCAAGCTGGTAAACGGGAGAGATCAGCAGTTTGTCCTTTTCGAACAGCTCGGGATTGAAAAGCTGTTCGCCACCGAGAAGTTTTCTGCTTTCTCCAAGGAAGACATCCTGATGATGCTCAATGAGGCGGAGAAACTCTGCGCCAACGTCATCGAGCCCACCTACAAGGAAGGGGATCACGAAGGCTGCACCTTCAAAGACGGCAAAGTCTTCGTTCCGAAATGCTTTCACGATGCATACAAGAAATACTGCGAAGGCGGATGGCTCGCCATGATTCGCGACCCCGAGGTCGGCGGGCAGGGAGTGCCTCACGTGATCGGCAACGCCTGCTCCGAGCTCATCTCGGCGTCCAATTTCGCCTTCTGGATGTATCCAGGCCTGACCAACGGCGCCGCCGCCCTGATCCAGACATTCGGGACGGAGGAGCAGAAGAACAAGTACATGTTCAAGATGTATGAAGGCAAGTGGGGAGGCACCATGTGCCTCACCGAGCCCGGCGCAGGCAGCGACGTCGGCGCCCTGAAGACGAGCGCCAAGCGCCTTCCCGACGGCAAGTACCTCATCACCGGGACAAAATGCTTCATCTCCTGCGGCGATCACGACCTGACCGAAAACATCGTCCATCCCGTCCTGGCGCGCATCGAAGGGGACCCCCCGGGGACGGCGGGCATCTCCATTTTCATCGTTCCCAAGTACCGGGTGAACGACGACGGCTCCATGGGTGAATTCAACGACGTCAAAACGGGAAACATCGAGCACAAGATGGGTATCAAGGCCAGCGCCACCTGTACGCTGAACTTCGGTGAGGACGGAAAGTGCATCGGCGAGCTCCTCGGCAAGGAGCGCGAGGGAATGCGGGTCATGTTCCAGATGATGAACGAGGCCCGGATGGAAGTGGGCATGCAGTCCCTGGGGCACGCCACGGCAGCCTTCGAGCAGGCCCTGGCCTACACCCGTGAGCGCATCCAGATGACCCCCGTCTGGGAGATGAAGAATCCCGACGCCAAGGCCGTTCCCATCATCAAACATCCCGACATCCGCCGGGACCTGATGTGGATGAAATCCTACGTGGAGGGGCTCCGGGCCCTGAACCTCTACGCTTCCTTCTGCCTGGACATGTCCCATGTGACGGAAGGTGCGGAGTCCAAGAAGTGGTTCGGCATGCTGGAACTCCTGACCCCGATCTGCAAGGCCTTCTCCTCCGACATCGCGCTGATGGTCTGCTCCAAGGCCGTCGACGCCTTCGGCGGTTACGGCTACTGCAGTGAATACCCCGTGGAGCAGTACATGCGGGACGTCAAGATCGCCGCCATCTACGAGGGAACCAACGGCATCCAGGCCCTCGACCTGGTGGGACGCAAGCTGGGCGCCAACAAGGGCGCGAACGTCATGAACCTGGCCGGCGAGATCATGGCGACCATCGGCAAGGCAAAGGCATCCAAGGAACTGGCCAAATACGCCGGCAAGCTGGAAATAGCGGGGAACGCCCTGATCGACCTGACCATGGCCTTCGCAGGCTACGGCAAGAGCTCGAGCTTCCTGCTGCCCGTCCTGAACGCCTCCACCTACCTGGAGATCTTCGGGGACGTGGTCCTGGGCTGGCTGCTCACCCAGGGAGCGTTGATCGCGGAAGAGAAGCTGGCCGCCCTGTACGAGGCGAACGGCGCCGATACCGTCGGGAAGCAGCGTGCGCTGGTGCACACGAATCCCGATGTGGCCTTCTACCAGGGAAAGATCATGTCGGCGAAGTTCTTTGCCGTGGAGATGCTCTCGACGGTCAAGGCACGCTGCGATCTCATCAAGGAAGGGGAGAAGGTGCCCATCGAGATCGCCGACGAGTGCTTCTCGGCATAACGTTCCGCTCTACCGATTTTCACAAGGAGGAAAGACATGTCATATCAGATCAAGAAAGCCGCTGTTCTGGGAGCCGGGGTCATGGGGGCCACCATTGCCGCCCACCTGACCAACGCGGGGATCGAGTGCTGTCTGCTCGACATCGTCCCCTTCGAGCTCACCGAAGCCGATAAGAAGGCCGGGCTGACCGAGAAGAGTCCCGCCTGGCGGAACCGCTTTGCTGCAGGCGGGCTGGCCGGCGTCACGAAATCCAAGCCGGCGAGTTTTTACTCCAAGAAAAACGCCTCCATGATCAAGATCGGCAACTTCGAGGACAACCTGAAGTGGCTGGCTGACGTGGACTGGGTCATCGAAGTCGTCGTTGAGAACCTGAAGATCAAGCAGGACCTGTTCGCCAAGGTCGAAAAAATCGTGAAGCCCGGCTGCATCGTCACGACGAACACCTCGGGCCTTCCCATCAAAGACATCACCGCCAACTTCGGCAAAAAGCTCAAGGAGCACTTCCTGGGCACCCACTTCTTCAATCCGCCCCGGTACATGAAGCTTCTTGAGGTCATTCCCGGCAAGGAGACAAAGAAGGAAGTCGTCGAGTTCATGATCAAATTCTGCGAGGAAGTCCTCGGGAAGGGTGTCGTGGTCTGCAAGGACGTCCCGAACTTCATCGGCAACCGCATCGGCGTCTTCGACATCTCCAACGCCGTCGCTCTGATGGTCCAGAAGGGCCTGAAGGTGGAGGAAGTGGACGCCGTCATCGGCAAGGCCGTCGGCCGTCCCGGCACCGCCGTCTTCGGGACCCTGGACCTGGTGGGCCTCGACACGGGCTACCACGTCATGAAGAACCTCCATGCCGCCGTGCCCGACGATGAGTCCCGGGACCTCTTCATCCCGCCGGGATTCATGGACAAGATGATGGAGAAGAAGTGGCTCGGCAACAAGACCAAGCAGGGTTTCTACAAGAAGACCAAGGACGAGAAGGGCAAGAAGGTCAAGCTGGTGCTGGACTACAATTCCCTCGAGTACGTGGCGCCCACGAAGCCCAAGTACGCGTCCGTCAGTGAGGCCAAGAAGGCCTCCGACCTCGGCATTGCCGAATCGATGAAGATCGTCTTCAGCGGGAAGGACAAGGCCGCGGACCTGATCCGGGAATACCTCTGCAACAACTTCATCTATGCGGTGAACCGGATTCCCGAAATCGCCGACCGCGTCGTCGAGATCGACAACGCCATGAAGTGGGGCTACAACCACGCCCTCGGACCCTTCGAGACGTGGGATGCCGTGGGTGTCCGCAATGCCGTGGACGCCATGAAGAAGATGGGCAAAAAGGTGCCCAAGAAGATCGAAGACATGCTCAAAGCGGGCTGCGAGTCCTTCTACGCGAAGAAGACGGACGGCCTGTACTATTATGATTTCGCCAAGAAGGGCTACGTCAAGCTGGAGGAGAACCCGAGAATCATCCTCCTGCCCAGCCTGAAGGAGCAGAAGAAGGTCGTGGCGGAGAACGCCTCAGCCAGCCTCATCGACATCGGTGACGGCGTGGCCTGCCTCGAGCTCCACACGAAGATGAATGCCGTGGATGACGGCGTGATCGAGATGATCAACACGAGCTGCGACATCGTCGAGAAGGACTTCCTCGGCATGGTCGTCGGCAACCACGATCCCCGGGCCTTCTCGGCCGGTGCAAACATCTTCAAGGTCCTCCTGGCCATCCAGCAGGGTGACTGGGACGTCTTGGAAGCGCTGGTCGCGAATTTCCAGAACGCCAACATGAGAATGAAGTACCTCGGGAAGCCCGTTGTCACCGCCCCGGCCGGACTGGCCCTGGGCGGTGGCTGCGAGATCGCCATGCACGGCGCCCGCTGTCAGCCCTGCGGGGAGACCTACATGGGCCTCGTGGAAGTCGGCGTCGGCGTGATCCCCGCGGGCGGCGGATGCAAGGAAATCCTGGTCCGCGTAACCGAGGGTCTTCCCGACGGTGTCGTCGAAGCGGGCCTCAACCTGCAGTTCCACATGGCCAAGGCCTTCGAGAACATCGGAACCGCCAAGGTCGCCACCAGCGCCATGGAGGCCATGGAGCTGGGGTACATCCGCAAGACCGAGAACATCAGCCTCAACCGCGATCAGCAGCTCTGGGACGCCAAGCAGGTCGTTCTCGGCCTGTCCATGTTCTACAAACCGCCGCGGCCGGCTCTTATTCCCGTGATGGGCGAGAACTTCCGCGGGATGGCCAACGGCGTCCTGTACAACATGCGCCACGGCAACTATGCATCGGACTACGACGTCCATGTCGGCCGGAAGGTTGCCTACATCCTCTCCGGCGGCGACTGTGCAGAAGGGACGTACGTTACGGAGCAGGAAATCCTGGATCTCGAAAAGGAAGCCTTCCTCTCCCTCTGCGGCGAGAAAAGGACCCAGGACCGGATCATGCACATGCTCACCACGGGCAAGCCGCTCCGGAACTAGTAGCAATTTCAACAATGACGCGGGCGCCTTCGCCCGCGCATCCTAAGGAGGAATATCATGACTGATGCTGTGATTGTCGAAGCGGTCAGAAGTCCTGGTGGACGTTATAAGAGGGGCGGCCTTGCCGCAACGAGAGGAGACGAGATCGGTTTCCAGGTGATCCGGGGCCTCATGGCCCGGGTCCCCGCGGTGAAGCCGGAAGACGTGGACGACCTGATCGTCGGCTGCGCCTTCCCGGAGGCCGAGCAGGGCATGAACTACGGCCGGGTGCTCGCCATCGGTGCCGGACTGCCGATCAGCGTGTCCGGCATGACGATCAACCGTTTCTGCTCCTCGGGCGTGCAGTCCATCGCCGACGCCACGGCGAAGATCCGGGCCGGCTGGTCCGATATCATCATCGCCGGCGGCTGTGAGACCATGTCCCACATCCCCATGGGCGGCAGCATTTTCCGCCCGAACCCCGACTGGAACTTCGACGGCGGCCAGCCCAACGTGTACGTTTCCATGGGCATCACCGCGGAGAACGTGGCGGTCAGCTACAACGTCTCCCGGGAAGACATGGACAAGATGGGCGTGGAGAGCAACCGCCGGGCTTACGAGGCCATCAAGGCCGGCAAGTTCAAGGAAGAGATCATTCCCATCGAGGCCTTCAAGTACAAGAGGGACAAGAACGGGAAGCGGATCCGTGAGAAGGTCGTCTTCGACACGGACGACGGCGTGCGCTGGCCCGTGAAGCTGGAGGACATGGCCAAGCTGAAGTCGCCCTTCAAGGCGGGCGGCGTCATCACGGCGGCCAATGCCTCCCAGATGACCGACGGCGCGGCGTTCTCCCTGCTCATGTCGACCGAGAAGGCCAAGGAACTGGGGCTGAAGCCCCTGGCCAAGCTTAGCTACTTTGCAGTGGCGGGCTGCAAGGCCGAGGAGATGGGCATGGGCCCGGCCTACGCGATTCCCAAGGTCCTGAAGATGGCGGGCCTGACCGCGAAGGACATCGATGTCTTCGAGATCAACGAGGCCTTCGCCTCTCAGGCAATCGCGTCCTGCCGTATCGTCGGGATCGAGGACCGCTACTGGTCAGGCGACATCAACCCGAACGGCGGCGCCATAGCCCTGGGGCATCCCCTGGGAGCCACCGGCGCCAAGCTGACGGCGCAGCTGCTCCACGAGCTGAAGCGCCGGAAGGCGAAACGGGGCATCGTCTCCATGTGCATCGGCGGCGGCATGGGTGCGGCTGCGATCTACGAGATGCTGTAACCGTCAACCATAGTTTCCAACGGCGCGTCCCGGCCGGGAAGGACGGGGCGCGACCGGTGGCCTGATAGGAAAAGCCGCGGCCCCGTGCCGCGGCTTTTCTGTTTTGTACCGGCGCCCCCTGTGCTATATCGCTCCTGTCGCCCGGTCAGGGGTTGCACGCCGGCGGCGATTCACGGACATTCGGGAGGAATCGAATCATGAGAGTCGGGTTTGTTCAGACCAAGCCGGTTTTCGGCCACGTGGACGGGAACGTCGAGCGGGCCGTGAAGATGATCCGCCGCTGCGACGCGGACCTGATCGTCCTTCCCGAGCTGTTCAACACGGGATACCTCTTCACCTCCAAGGAAGAGGTCCGGGATCTGTCCGAGACGGTTCCGAAGGGAAGGACGACGGAGGCCCTGCGGGAGGTCGCCGCGGAGCGGAACGTCCACATTGTGGCGGGGCTGATCGAGCGGAGCAGGCGGAAATATTACAACGCTGCCGTCCTGGTATCTCCCGGCGGCTCCGTGGAGACTTACCGGAAGATCCACCTCTTCCACGAGGAGAAGCTCTGGTTCGACCCGGGCGACCGGCCCTTCACGGTTTACGACATCGGCTCCTGCCGGGTCGGGATCATGATCTGCTTCGACTGGTTCTTCCCCGAGTCCATGCGCATCCTGGCCCTGAAAGGGGCCGACGTGGTGGCCCACTGCGCCAACCTCGTCCTGCCCTTCTGCCAGGACGCCATGATCACCCGCTGCCTGGAAAACCGGCTCTACGCCGTGACGGCGAACCGTATCGGATCGGAGAAGCGGGGCGGGAAGTTCTGCCTCTACACGGGCCGCAGCCAGATCACGGGTCCCCAGGCCAATCTCCTCTATCGGGCCGGAGCCGGCGAGGAGGAGATCGGGAGCGCTGCGATTGACGTCGCCGCTGTCCGGGACAAGCGCCTGAACGCCCACAACGTACTCCTGGACGACCGCCGCATCGAGTTCTACGGCGATTTGACGGCCCCGGGCGTCCGCGTCGGGGACACCTGAATCTTCACGTCCACGGCACAGCATCCCCGGCCCTCCCCGTAAACCAGGACCGGGTTCATGTCGAGGTTCCGGATCTCCGGGTGATCCGCCAGGAGACGGGAGACCGCGACAATCAGTTTCCGCAGGGCATCCAGGTCCGCCGGCGGCTCCCCCCGGAATCCTTTCAGCAGGGCCGCCCCCCGGGTCTCCCCGATCAGGGATCCCGCCTCCTCTTCCGTGAGCGGCGCCACCCGCAAGGCCACGTCCCGCAGGACCTCCGTCAGGATTCCACCGAGTCCGAAGACGACTAGCGGGCCGAATTCCCGGTCCTGCCTGCCTCCCACGATGACCTCCCGGCCCGGCGGCACCATTTTCTGCACCAGCCAGGGGCCGGCCATTCCGTCCAGGGCCTCTTCCAGGGCCTGCTCATCCTCCAGGTTCAGCCGCACCCCGCCAGTCTCGGTCTTGTGGAGCACGTCCGGGTCGGCCGTCTTCAGGGCTACGGGATAACCGATGCTCCGAGCCGCCTCCACGATCTCCCGGCGATTCCCGGCGACGGTGAACGGCGGGTGGGGGATTCCGCAGGAAGCCAGGAGAGGGAAGGCCTCCTCCGGGGGCAGGAAGCGATCCGGGCCTTCCGCCGGAAGGGAGGGAACGCTGAAGAAAACGGTTTCCCGCGGCTGGCGATCGATCTCCTGCAGGCGCAGGTGAAAGCGGCGGGAGACCGCCAGGGCCGAGAGGGCCTGCCGGGCGTCCGAAAAGAGCGGGAGGCTGCAGGTCTGCTTCAGGGTAAAGTGAAACTTCCGGCTGGCGATCACGTAGATGACCACCGGCTTGTTGTAGCGCTCCTGCAGCTCCAGGGCGAAGCGGATGAGCGCCTGCGTCTCGGGGATGTGCGCGCTGTGCAGGTAGGTCAGGCCGAAGACCACGCCGTCCACACCGGGCTCCTGCAGGGCCTTTTCGAGCACCTGGATGTAGAAGCGGGTATCGAAGACGTCTCCCAGGTCCAGGGGGTTCGTCATCCGGATGACCCCCGCCCGGGTTTCCCGGCGGATCGTGTCGTACACCGCATC
This region includes:
- a CDS encoding tetratricopeptide repeat protein; the protein is MRIRLRNSDGFRGAGMLGGGVETALALSLFLLVLIVFGQTGGFGFIHFDDNVYVTGNAHVRSGLTGPSVAWAFSTLDAGFWHPLTWLSLMLDVQLHGDWAGGFHWTNVLFHGLSTVILFLALCRMTGAPWRSAFVAGLFAVHPLHVESVAWVAERKDVLCGFFWMTALAVYAWYALRPGPWRYGLLLAVFLLGLMAKPMIVTLPFVLLLLDAWPLRRDEATLGIVGRREFSRVSWGRLILEKVPLLAISAGFSILAYQAEFRAGALGPDAVYPLADRIANALVSYTAYLRHLFLPTGLAPFYPHPGQWPAGQVLLSGVVLAAISIAVFALARRRPWLGVGWLWYLGTLVPVSGIVQIGNIAMADRFMYIPLVGPAIMLAWGASGGSGRPGAGRRIAVPAGILILAACALLSWYQASHWKSTETLFRHTLEVTERNDKAHHALGLALHERGLSIDAIRHLEASLALREDARARNDLGVALMGAGRLKDAEAQFRKVVVLRPAVAKYWNNLGAAVASQDRPSEAVPLFREALRLQPDYREARRNLEQALVVPPGASPSHRR
- a CDS encoding glycosyltransferase family 9 protein, with translation MKAETIRIIDVWTGKGICFILTALRRLLDAFKPRAASPSPARKILFIKLIEQGATVLAYSAIRRAIERAGRENVYFMVFEENREILFILDLLPEENVLVIRNRDFPTFTRDILAALIRIRRLGIDATVDLEFFARASAIISFLTGAERRVGLHRFTSEAPYRGDLMTHRVQYNPYLHTAKAYLLLVDALERESGEIPLSKVPEGDLAVTAPCFRPTAEETGRLKKRLSEMPQTAESGPLVLLNPNAGDLLPLRKWSLENFFDLGRKILEARPDARLIITGAPSEAAAAENLCSRIGSSRAVSLAGKTTLRELLVLYTLADVLVTNDSGPGHFASMTDIDNVVLFGPETPRLFGAIGGRPHTIYAKLACSPCVNAFNHRFSPCLDGRCMQVIMVEEVLRTVLACLAKRHNASGTAS
- a CDS encoding TetR/AcrR family transcriptional regulator, with product MGLEERRRREKENRRAAILKAARKLFFEKGFKPVTVESIAHKAELSKGSIYLYFNSKEEIYTQILLSDIDKFHKSIADLFRTGVTASDLLVELARIYINFFLGDKELFRILMTFMLHTEHMNLPEELNRHIVKTTNKTVSIIEKIFQYGVERGEFPATMNLRLNRDVIWGLLNGIISLHIFTGQEARREERIRTTVEEGIREVIRGLSAREAATENPVMTAAGGRADR
- a CDS encoding acyl-CoA dehydrogenase, producing MSKLVNGRDQQFVLFEQLGIEKLFATEKFSAFSKEDILMMLNEAEKLCANVIEPTYKEGDHEGCTFKDGKVFVPKCFHDAYKKYCEGGWLAMIRDPEVGGQGVPHVIGNACSELISASNFAFWMYPGLTNGAAALIQTFGTEEQKNKYMFKMYEGKWGGTMCLTEPGAGSDVGALKTSAKRLPDGKYLITGTKCFISCGDHDLTENIVHPVLARIEGDPPGTAGISIFIVPKYRVNDDGSMGEFNDVKTGNIEHKMGIKASATCTLNFGEDGKCIGELLGKEREGMRVMFQMMNEARMEVGMQSLGHATAAFEQALAYTRERIQMTPVWEMKNPDAKAVPIIKHPDIRRDLMWMKSYVEGLRALNLYASFCLDMSHVTEGAESKKWFGMLELLTPICKAFSSDIALMVCSKAVDAFGGYGYCSEYPVEQYMRDVKIAAIYEGTNGIQALDLVGRKLGANKGANVMNLAGEIMATIGKAKASKELAKYAGKLEIAGNALIDLTMAFAGYGKSSSFLLPVLNASTYLEIFGDVVLGWLLTQGALIAEEKLAALYEANGADTVGKQRALVHTNPDVAFYQGKIMSAKFFAVEMLSTVKARCDLIKEGEKVPIEIADECFSA
- a CDS encoding 3-hydroxyacyl-CoA dehydrogenase/enoyl-CoA hydratase family protein, which codes for MSYQIKKAAVLGAGVMGATIAAHLTNAGIECCLLDIVPFELTEADKKAGLTEKSPAWRNRFAAGGLAGVTKSKPASFYSKKNASMIKIGNFEDNLKWLADVDWVIEVVVENLKIKQDLFAKVEKIVKPGCIVTTNTSGLPIKDITANFGKKLKEHFLGTHFFNPPRYMKLLEVIPGKETKKEVVEFMIKFCEEVLGKGVVVCKDVPNFIGNRIGVFDISNAVALMVQKGLKVEEVDAVIGKAVGRPGTAVFGTLDLVGLDTGYHVMKNLHAAVPDDESRDLFIPPGFMDKMMEKKWLGNKTKQGFYKKTKDEKGKKVKLVLDYNSLEYVAPTKPKYASVSEAKKASDLGIAESMKIVFSGKDKAADLIREYLCNNFIYAVNRIPEIADRVVEIDNAMKWGYNHALGPFETWDAVGVRNAVDAMKKMGKKVPKKIEDMLKAGCESFYAKKTDGLYYYDFAKKGYVKLEENPRIILLPSLKEQKKVVAENASASLIDIGDGVACLELHTKMNAVDDGVIEMINTSCDIVEKDFLGMVVGNHDPRAFSAGANIFKVLLAIQQGDWDVLEALVANFQNANMRMKYLGKPVVTAPAGLALGGGCEIAMHGARCQPCGETYMGLVEVGVGVIPAGGGCKEILVRVTEGLPDGVVEAGLNLQFHMAKAFENIGTAKVATSAMEAMELGYIRKTENISLNRDQQLWDAKQVVLGLSMFYKPPRPALIPVMGENFRGMANGVLYNMRHGNYASDYDVHVGRKVAYILSGGDCAEGTYVTEQEILDLEKEAFLSLCGEKRTQDRIMHMLTTGKPLRN
- a CDS encoding thiolase family protein, translated to MTDAVIVEAVRSPGGRYKRGGLAATRGDEIGFQVIRGLMARVPAVKPEDVDDLIVGCAFPEAEQGMNYGRVLAIGAGLPISVSGMTINRFCSSGVQSIADATAKIRAGWSDIIIAGGCETMSHIPMGGSIFRPNPDWNFDGGQPNVYVSMGITAENVAVSYNVSREDMDKMGVESNRRAYEAIKAGKFKEEIIPIEAFKYKRDKNGKRIREKVVFDTDDGVRWPVKLEDMAKLKSPFKAGGVITAANASQMTDGAAFSLLMSTEKAKELGLKPLAKLSYFAVAGCKAEEMGMGPAYAIPKVLKMAGLTAKDIDVFEINEAFASQAIASCRIVGIEDRYWSGDINPNGGAIALGHPLGATGAKLTAQLLHELKRRKAKRGIVSMCIGGGMGAAAIYEML
- a CDS encoding nitrilase-related carbon-nitrogen hydrolase; translated protein: MRVGFVQTKPVFGHVDGNVERAVKMIRRCDADLIVLPELFNTGYLFTSKEEVRDLSETVPKGRTTEALREVAAERNVHIVAGLIERSRRKYYNAAVLVSPGGSVETYRKIHLFHEEKLWFDPGDRPFTVYDIGSCRVGIMICFDWFFPESMRILALKGADVVAHCANLVLPFCQDAMITRCLENRLYAVTANRIGSEKRGGKFCLYTGRSQITGPQANLLYRAGAGEEEIGSAAIDVAAVRDKRLNAHNVLLDDRRIEFYGDLTAPGVRVGDT